Proteins co-encoded in one Schistocerca cancellata isolate TAMUIC-IGC-003103 chromosome 5, iqSchCanc2.1, whole genome shotgun sequence genomic window:
- the LOC126188030 gene encoding uncharacterized protein LOC126188030 — MARALCLVVCILLAIIATVGASFGGNEHVHIRVHVPHLINEVHHQKKIIYQEHHPSYGGEFSSHGGGGGFSSSGGGGGYGHSSSGGGYGFSSSGGGGGGYGYSSSGGGGGYGHHH; from the exons GTGGTTTGCATTCTGCTGGCAATCATCGCTACAGTCGGCGCCAGCTTTGGTGGGAATGAACA CGTCCACATACGTGTGCACGTCCCACACCTGATCAACGAGGTGCACCATCAGAAGAAGATCATCTACCAGGAGCACCACCCCAGCTACGGCGGCGAATTCTCCAGCCACGGGGGTGGAGGCGGCTTTTCcagcagcgggggcggcggcggctacGGCCACAGCAGCAGCGGTGGCGGCTACGGGTTCTCCagcagcgggggcggcgggggcggctacGGCTACTCCAGCAGTGGGGGCGGGGGCGGTTACGGCCACCACCACTAG